A window of [Ruminococcus] lactaris ATCC 29176 genomic DNA:
GGCGATTACGCCCCACTTTTATGCTCATATCGGGGCGGGTCTCAAGGTCATTCTACCACCAGTGTGCAAGCACATGTGGTTTCAGACCTTTTGACCCTGACATCATTGTAATATATGTACCGAAAAAAAGAAATACAGAAATGTCACGATCTGTCCGATGCCGGAATAAAATAGTTGTAAGATTCCGGTACGGGGAGAGAACGATGAGATTTTGTGAAATGCGGGAAAAAGAAGTAGTTAATATCTGTACAGGAAAGCAGTTGGGCTGTGTTGTGGACCTGGAGCTTGATACCTGTTCCGGGAAGATTGAATCGATTGTTGTACCGGGACCGGGAAAATTTTGCGGATTTTTCGGAACGGACTGTGAATATGTGATTCCGTACAGTTGTGTAAAAAAAATCGGACCGGATGCAGTATTAGTGGAAATAAAAGAAGAAAAGTTTTTGCAAAAATACTAGACATTGTGTATAATGAGGACGGAAACAAATTCGTTTCACAGACGGATTGAAAATAAATGCCGCAGGGAGTGTGTGGTGGATTGTATATGCGGAAAGGCGGAACAGACGAATGAGATGTCCATATTGTGGAAACCCTGATACAAGAGTGATCGATTCCAGACCGGCAGAGGATAAGAGTTCGATTCGCAGAAGGCGTTCCTGTGACGAGTGCGGGAAACGTTTTACAACTTATGAAAAAGTAGAGACGATTCCTCTGATCGTGATCAAGAAGGACAACAACCGGGAGCAGTATCAACGGTCAAAGATTGAGAATGGTGTGCTGAGTGCGTGTTATAAGCGTCCTGTTCCTGCAGATCAGATCCAGAAGACGATCGAGGCGATCGAGCTGGAGATCTTTAACCGGGAAGAAAAAGAGATCCCGAGCAGTGAGATTGGAGAGATTGTTATGGATAAGTTAAAAGATCTTGATCCGGTGGCATATGTGAGGTTCGCATCAGTATACAGAGAGTTTAAAGATGCAAATACATTTATGGATGAGCTGAAAAAGTTTTTAAAATAGGAAGAACAAACCGGTTATACCTGAAGCGGAAGTATGACCGGTTTTCTTTTTGAAAGAGGAGATGAAAAAATGCGGACGTACAGGCTGGTGATCGCTTATGATGGGACAGCATACCAGGGATGGCAGAGACAGGCCAATACAGAGATGACCATTCAGGGGATTTTGGAATCCTGTATTTCAAAGGCAGCCGGATATGCGGTGGAAGTAAATGGATCAGGAAGGACGGATGCAGGCGTGCATGCCCGCGGACAGACAGCCAGTGTGGTGCTTCACGGGAAAGCGGAGGACGGATTTTTCACAGAGAAGGTAAATAAGCTGCTGCCTCCGGATATCCGGATCAGAGAAGCCGGACTTGAAAAAAATGGGTTTCATGCGAGAAAGAGTGCTGTAGGAAAAAGGTATGTGTATCAGATTGATACTGATGAAAAGCCGGATGTATTTGACCGGCGTTACACGTATCATTTCCCGAAGAAACTTGATATTGCAGCGATGCAGCAGGCAGCGGAACTTTTGACCGGCACGCATGAGTTTGCAGCTTATACGGATAAAAAAGATGAAACGTCCACAAAGCGGACAATTTATGCTATAATGGTTGGCGGACAAGGTGGCAGGATCAACATCCAATATGAGGGAACGGGATTTCTTTATCATATGGTAAGGATTCTGACAGGAACTTTGCTCGAAGTTGGAATGGGGACACGCAGGATCGAAAGCGTGACGATAGCTTTAGAGGCAAAGGATAGAACAAAGGTTGGATTTCTGGCTCCGGCAAGAGGATTATTCCTTGACGAAGTCTATTATAAGGAGAAGTCCTGGAAGGAGGAATAGATTGAAGCTAATATCGTGGAATGTAAATGGTATCCGGGCATGCGTTCAGAAAGGATTCCTGGATTTCTTTCATGAGGCAGATGCGGATATTTTCTGTATTCAGGAGACGAAGATGCAGGAAGGACAGTTGAATCTGGAACTGGAAAGGTATCATCAGTACTGGAATTATGCTGTGAAGAAAGGCTATTCCGGAACAGCAGTATTTACCAAAAAAGAACCATTATCGGTATCCTATGGACTGGGGATTGAAGAGCATGACCAGGAGGGACGCGTGATCACCTGTGAGTTTGAGGATTTCTATTTTGTGACAGTTTATACACCAAATTCCCAAAGTGAGCTTGCAAGACTGGATTACAGGATGAAATGGGAAGATGATTTCCGTGCATATCTTAAGAAGCTGGAGAAAAAGAAGCCGGTGATCGTAACCGGTGATCTGAATGTTGCACATAAAGAGATCGACCTTAAAAATCCGAAGACAAACCGGAAAAATGCAGGATTTACAGATGAAGAGCGTGGAAAGTTCACAGAGCTTCTTGATGCAGGTTTCATTGATACTTTCCGGTATTTTTATCCCGATCAGGAGGGGATTTATTCATGGTGGTCGTACCGGTTCAGTGCAAGAGCGAAGAATGCAGGCTGGCGGATTGACTATTTCTGCGTGTCAGAATGCCTGAAGGACAGATTGGCAGATGCAAAGATTCTGACAGAAGTAATGGGATCAGATCATTGTCCGATCGAGCTGGATCTGAAATAAATACGGTTACTGTCCGGAGGGAATGGATCTGAATTGACAGAGAGGAAAGAAAAGAGATAAGATAGAAAAAGGCAGTAAGATAGGAGGTCTTTAAAATGACAAAAATAGATATTATTTCCGGTTTTCTTGGAGCCGGTAAGACGACATTGATCAAAAAGCTTCTTTCAGAAGGTTTTAAGGGAGAGCAGGTTGTATTGATCGAGAATGAGTTCGGAGAGATTGGAATCGACGGTGGATTCCTGAAAGAGGCGGGAATCGAGATCCGTGAGATGAACTCAGGTTGTATTTGCTGTTCACTGGTAGGAGATTTTGGAAAGTCTCTTCATGAGGTAGTAGACACGTATCACCCTGACCGTATTCTGATCGAGCCTTCCGGTGTCGGAAAACTGTCGGATGTTATCAAGGCAGTGCAGGATGTGCAGGATGAGATTGATGCGGAGCTGAACAGCTTTACCACCGTGGTAGATGTGACAAAGTGCAAGATCTACCGCAAAAATTTTGGCGAATTTTTCAGTAATCAGATCGAGTATGCAGGAGCAGTGATCTTAAGCCGTACAGATAAGGCAAAGCCGGAGAAGATTCAGGAAAGTGTTGCTCTGCTGAGAGAGTTAAATGAAAAAGCTCCGATCATCACAACACCGATCGAGCAGCTCCCGGGTGAAAAGATTTTGGAGGCAATGGAATCCAGCAAGTCTCTGGAAGAAGAACTGCTTGCAGAAGTTGCTCACGAAGCCCATGAACATCATCACGACCATGACCACGAGGAGCATGAGCATCATCATGACCATGACCACGGGGAGCATGAGCATCATCACGACCATGACCACGAGGAGCATGAGCATCATCACGACCATGACCATGAGGAGCATGAGCATCATCACGACCATGATCATGAAGAGCATGAACATCATCACGACCATGATCATGAATGTGGCTGCGGCTGTGGACACCACCATCACGATCATGAGGGACACCATCATGCCGATGATGTATTTACAAGTTGGGGAAAAGAGACAATCCGTACTTATACAAAAGAAGAGATCGGAAATATCCTCAAGACCCTGGAGGAAGATGGATCTTATGGCAATATCCTTCGTGCAAAAGGTATGGTTGCAGGTGCTGATGGAGAATGGATCTATTTCGACATGGTTCCGGGTGAGCATGAAGTAAGAACCGGAGCACCTGAATATACAGGACGTATCTGTGTGATCGGTGCAGAGATTAAAGAAGACAAACTGGCGGAATTATTTCAGGTGAAATAGTCTGAAAGAAAAAGAAAGTGAGAAAGAAAAATGAGACAATCGGATGTTATGGTATATCTGATGACAGGATTCCTGGACAGCGGAAAGACCCAGTTTCTGACATTTACGTTGGAGCAGGATTATTTTCAGATCCAGGGGAAGACGCTTCTGATCCTCTGTGAGGAAGGAGAGGAAGAGTATGATCCAAAGGAAATGCTGAAGTATGGTGTTGTGATCGAAAAAGTGGAAGATAAAGAGGACCTGACAGAAGCATGGCTTGAGGAGATGAACCGGAAGCATAAACCGGAGAGAGTTGTAGTTGAATACAATGGTATGTGGCCGGTCAGTGATTTTGAGAAACTGGCACTTCCGGCAGGCTGGAAGATCGAACAGAAGATCGCAACGGTTGATGCAAGTACTTTTCAGATGTACCTTACAAATCTGAAGCCATTATTTGTTGAAATGGTAAAAGGGGCGGAACTGGTTCTTTTTAACCGCTGTGAGGACAGAGGTCCGCTGGCGGGATACAGAAGAAGTGTCAAGGTGGTCAGCCCACAGGCAGAAGTTATTTTTGAAGATGAGAACGGAGAAGTCGACAATATTTTTGAGGATGAGGTTCCGTATGATTTAAATGCTCCGGTGATTGAGATCCGCAGGGAAGACTATGGAATCTGGTATGTGGATATGATGGAAAATCCAGACCGGTATAAGGGAAAAGTAGTAGAGTTTGTGGCAAAGGTGATGAAGCCACGGGCTTTTCCGTCAAAGGTATTTCTTCCGGGACGTACAGCAATGACCTGTTGTGCAGATGATACCTCTTTCCTTGGTTATGTCTGCAGAAGTCCATACGCACCAAAGCTGAAACCGGGTGACTGGGTAAAAGTAAGAGCAAAAGTCAGCTTTAAAAATCTCTCTGTATACAGAGGCGAGGGTCCGGTATTGGATGCGGAGAATATTGAACCGGCAGAACCGATCGAAGAAATGGTATATTTTAACTAGAAAAAGGTTGATTGACAAGAGAAAATCAAGCCGATATAATAAGGCACAGAGACAAGGGCGTTTCCAGTATGGGTGGAGATCGCCCTTTATCAATATATACCGGAGTGCGTGGGGAGCTGCTGATGGCAGATTTTCTGTATTAGGATGAAAAAACTGGAAACGGTATGAAAAAGGAGGTTGTTATATGCATAACTATACAAGGGAAGACATCATCCGTATTGTGGAGGAAGAAGATGTTGCCTTTATCCGTCTGCAGTTTACAGATATTTTTGGAACGTTGAAGAATATGGCTGTAACAGTAGGACAGCTTGAAAAAGCACTGAATAATAAATGTATGTTTGATGTGTCGTCGCTGGAGGGAATCGAAGGAGAAGAGGATTGCGATATGTATCTGTATCCGGATCTGAGTACCTTTGAGATTTTCCCGTGGCGGCCGCAGCAGGGAAAAGTAGCAAGACTGATCTGTGATGTCTATCGTAAAGATGGAACTCCGTATGAAGGGGATCCACGTTATGTTCTGCGGAAAGCAGTTGCCGAAGCGGAAGAGATGGGATATTCCATGAATGTCGGACCGGAGTGTGAGTTCTTTCTGTTTCATACAGATGAAGATGGACTGCCGACAACAGTTACTCATGAAAAAGGCGGATATTTTGATATCGGGCCATTGGATCTGGGAGAAAATGCAAGGAGAGATATGATCCTTACACTGGCGGAAATGGGATTTGAGATCATTTCTTCTCACCATGAGATCGCACCGGCTCAGCATGAAATAGACTTTCATTATGATGAGGCGATGGTTACGGCAGATAATCTGATGACATTTAAGATGGTGGTTAAGACCATTGCAAAAAGACATGGACTGCATGCTACGTTTATGCCAAAGCCAAAGAGTGAGACCTACGGTTCGGGAATGCATATCAATCTTTCCCTTTATGGAAGAGATGGAATGAATGTCCTCTATAATGCGGAGGACGTAAATGGTCTGAGTGAAGAAGGATACTATTTTATCGGTGGTCTGATGAAGCATATGAAGGCGATCACGTGTATCACAAATCCGACAGTAAATTCTTACAAGCGTTTTGTGCCGGGATATGAAGCACCGGTATATATGGGATGGTCGGCAAAGACAAGAGGACCATTGATTCGTGTATCGGCAGATAAAGAAAGAAAATCCAGGCTGGAGCTGCGAAGTCCGGATGCAACGGCAAATCCGTATCTGGCACTGGCAGTTCTTCTGAAAGCAGGACTTGACGGAATTAAGAATAAAATTATGCCTCCTGCGAATATAGATGAGAATATCCAGAAGATGACGCAGGAAAGAAGAGATGAACTTCATGTGGAAGAACTCCCGAGAAATCTTGGGGATGCCACGGCGGAACTGGAGAAAGATCAGTTTCTGATCGATGTATTGGGGGGAGAACTGGCTAAGAAGATCATCAAGGCCAACAAGAAAGAATATAAGGAGTACTGTATGCAGGTGACTGACTGGGAGATCGCACATTATCTCCACAGACTGTAGGACAGATACAACGCAGGAAATTGAACTTTGAATGTCAATTTTTAAGATGGTGTGAAGAGAGGATCAAAAAGGCAACTGGAGGTGAGCAGATATGAGCCATATTATTGTGGTATTTCCGAGAAGAGATAACGCAGTAAATATCCGTAATGTACTTGTACGTGCGGGGATGGAAGTATCTGCGGTTTGTCTGACCGGTGCAAAAGTTCTGCAATATGTGGATAACTGGAGCGATGGAATCGTGGTATGTGGATATCATCTTCAGGATATGCAATATACGGAACTAAGGGAAGCACTGCCGTTTTCATTTGATATGCTTCTGGTCGCACCCCCATCAAAATGGATGGATGAACTGCCGGAGGGTGTTGTGGGACTGCCACTGCCGATCAAGGTCTACGATCTTGTCAGTACAGTGGAAATGCTTCAGCAGTCACAGGAAAGAGAAAGAAAGAAGCGGAAAGAAAGAAGCCGGAAAAGAAATGATGCAGAAAAGAAGCTGGTTGACCAGGCGAAAGCATTACTGATGGAACGAAATAATATGTCTGAGGATGAAGCACACCGGTACTTGCAGAAAAGCAGTATGGACAGTGGAACCAATCTGACGGAGACTGCACAGATGATCCTGACGATCCTGAATGAGTAGGATACGTCTTAAACTGAAAAGATACTTAAAAGGCTGCAACAGGCAGCGGAATGGAGAAAAAGATGAAATTTACAAAAATGCAGGGACTGGGAAATGATTATGTATATGTAAATTGCTTTAAAGAAAAGATAGAAGATCCATCAGCACTGGCGGTCAGGATCAGTGACCGCCATTTCGGGGTCGGATCGGATGGTCTGATCCTGATCAACCCATCGAAAGTGGCAGATTGTGAGATGGAAATGTATAATGCGGATGGTTCACGCGGAGAGATGTGTGGAAATGGAATCCGTTGTGTTGGAAAATATATGTATGATTATGGGCTGACAGATAAGGAGGCAATTTCCGTAGAGACGCTTGCCGGGATTAAATATCTACAGTTTTTCATAGAAAATGGAAAGGTCGCAAAAGTAAAGGTTGATATGGGAAGTCCGATTCTCACACCGGCAGAGATCCCTGTGGTAGCGGAAGGAGAACGTGCAGTAGATGAGCCGATCGTTGTGGACGGGACAGAGTACCGGATGACCTGCATTTCCATGGGAAATCCGCATGCGATCGTGTATGTGGATGATGTGAAGAATCTTCCGATTGAAAAAATTGGTCCATTATTTGAAAAGCATGAAAGATTTCCAAACCGCGTGAATACAGAGTTTGTAAAAGTACTTGATCGGAATACTGTAGAGATGCGGGTGTGGGAACGCGGATCAGGAGAGACACTGGCATGCGGAACCGGAGCCTGTGCAACAGCCGTTGCCTGTATTCTGAACGGGTTGACAGAAGAGAAAGTTACAGTAAAGCTTCTCGGAGGAGATCTGGAAATTGAGTGGGATCGTGAGAAAAATAAAGTCTTTATGACTGGTCCGGCGAAAGTAGTTTTTGACGGAGTATGGGAAGAATAAAAAGAGAAAAAGAGAAGTATCTTTCAGGATGCAAAAAGTTCTGAAAGATACTTCTTTTTGTTGCACATACCCCTGCAGGCTCGTATGAGATGAGATTTACCAGGCAGACGAAAAAGATGGATTAAAAATTTGTCATAGGGACGGGAGAAATCTGCTGAATGTTTCGGAGCAAAGAAAAAGGACTACAGAAATCTGTAATCCTTTGACATCGGAGTGACAGGATTCGAACCTGCGACCTCTACGTCCCGAACGTAGCGCTCTACCAAGCTGAGCCACACTCCGATAAAATAGGGAACTTGCAACTGCAAATTCCCAGCTACGGAAAAGGGACTTGAACCCCTACTAACAGAGTCAGAGTCTGCTGTGCTGCCAATTACACCATTCCGCATCATCTTAGTTTATTTCGTCTTGTCTTGTCCGACGCAACAAGGTTATTATATCAGACTATCAGAAAAATGCAACCCCTTTTTTGAAAAAATCACGTTAGAATTTTTGGAGAAAAAAGCTTAAAAATCAGAAAATTCAGAAAATTATTCAAAGGAAATAGCACAGGGTTTTACATTTAGTGGGGGAATATGATATTCTTAAAAGAAAAGGGAGGCATAGGATATGGAGGCAGCAGAGATTATTAAAGGATTGAGAGATAAGACCGGAATGACGAGAAAGGCATTTTCGGATCATCTGGGGATTCCGGTACGGACAGTAGAGGACTGGGAAAAAGGAAAAAGGACACCGCCGGAATACATCCCGCGTCTGATTGCATATCAGTTAAAGTATGAAGAACTGATCAAAAAGCTTGGAAAAGAAGACATTGAAGAGTAGCAATGGCTGACGGGCTATAAAAGATATGGGCATATCTGAAGGGAGATATTTATGAAGAAGTATACATATGACGCGTTTATCAGCTATAGTCATAATGAAAAGGATGCTTTTGCGGCAGAACAGCTTCATAAGACATTAGAACATTATCATATTCCCAAAAGAATACAGCAGAGTTCGGGAAAAAAGAAGATTGAAAGAGTATTTCGGGATCGGGAGGAAATGCCGATTTCTTTTAACCTTGCCAGTAATATTCAGGAAGCACTGGATCAGTCAGAATTTTTGATCCTGATGTGTTCCCCCAATTCGATCAAATCAGAGTGGGTTCAAAGAGAAGTGGAGACATTCCTGAAAAGTCATAGCAAAGAGCAGGTTCTGACCGTTTTGTTAGAGGGAGAACCGGAGAAAGTATTTCCGGAAGTTCTCTGTTATGAAGAAAGAAAGGTAGAATCGGAAGATGGAACGGAGCAGACGGTAAAGGTCAAAATTGAACCGATGGCTGCAGATATCAGGGGGAAAGATAAGAGTGAGATCAAAAAGAAGATCGAGCAGGAAAGCCTCAGGATTCTGGCAAAGATGCTGGGGTGTACTTATGATACATTGCGACAGCGGCACAGGGAATATGCACTTCACAGAATGATGGCGGTTCTGGGTGGTGTTGCCGGTGTGGCAGTGGTTTTTACGATATATGCATTTCACCAGTCCGCAAAGATCAATGAACGTTATCAGGAATCCAGAAGAAATCAGGCCAGATATCTTTCACAGATTTCAACCGATCTTTTAGATGGAGGAGACAGAGAAAATGCCCTGCTGACAGCACTTGCAGTTGTGCCTGAAGACTCCGATTCAGATGAACCGGTAGCAGAAGAGCAGATGTATGCATTGAATGAAGCACTGCATTCTTACGAGCATGAGGAGCACCTCAATTACAAACCGTTGTATAAATATGAAATGAGTGGAAATACTTATTCTTCACAGTCACAGAGTTCGGGAATGCTGAGTGAGGACGGACAAACTTATTTCTGTGTGGATCAGCTTGGCAATGCCTATGTGCTGAATGTAGAGGATGGAAGCTGTATCTGGAAGATTGCTCCGGGTGAATGGGAGACAAAAGAGACGAATGGATTTCGGAAGATTCTTCCTGTAAAAGACGAGAAGGCAGTATTGATTACAAAGAAAGGCATTTTTTATATTGACTGGAAAAAGCAGCAACTGATAAGAGAGATGAAAAATGACGCCGAAGAAGATTTCTTGTCCGAACGGGATCGGGACGGGGCATGCTGCACTGTATCGGGAACGAATCTGGCGATTGCCAACGGACACTATTTGTGGGTGTATGACCTGGAGAGTGGAGAATGTCAGCTCCAGAGTCAGTATGACCAGGAGAAATATAGTTCAGATCAGGCGAATGCGATTGCGTTTGATGAAAAGGCAGAAAATGTATTTCTTGCGTTGGGAAAAGAATTGGAATATGCTGAGCCTTCTGCATCAGAAAGCAAAGAGAGTGTGTTGAAAATCCGGATTTCTACAGGAGAAAAATCTCGGGTCGCAACAGAAAAAGCGAAAAAGATATGTGCAGTAAGTGAAAACCAGATGGCTGTGCTGCATATGGAATGCATCAATGAGGATGAGGTAATTGATCATGGTGGAATGAGTGCTGTCCAGGCAAAGTACTGGATTACTTTATATGATACAGAGGAGGGAAAAAAGCAGTGGAGTAGTGTGCCGTATACTGTTTCGGGTTATACCATACCGGAAACGCTTTTGCTTCGGGACATGGAAATTAATGGGGAACTTAAAAAAGTGCTGGTTGTCAGTGTGAAAGACAGGATTCAGCTCATTGATGCAGAGAACGGTACTGTAATACGGGAAGGAATCTTCCGGGAAGATATTGTAAATGTTGTCCAGGCAGATAAGAGAAGATTGCTCGTGGGTCTGTCAGATGGAAGTGTGATGATTGGAACAGTCGAAGATATGTCAGCCAATATGGAAGTTGGCAGTGTTTCGGGAAAAATATTAGATTTCACATTCAGTCCGGAGCATCAGCAGGTCATCTGGACAATGAAATCTGGAAAAAGGCTTGTTTTTGGGGAAAAGCAGACAGATCAACAGATGAAGTCGGTAAATCTGGAAAAAGAAAATGATGTGGATTCTGTGAAATACACTACATGGACAGATCAGAAGGGAAAAGAACAAAATTATCGCATCATTGAATATAACGGTTTGCAGACAGATTTAAAAGAAGGAGTCAGAGTATACAGAACAGGGACATCGGATCTTATTTTTCAGTATGAGTGTAAGACCGCAGGCGGAATGATTTCGGAAGTGAAATTCTCTGATATAGATGGAAATCCGGGGCTGTCGTTTAAAGTAATAGAAAAATATGAAAGCAATGAGTTGGGAAAAAGGTATGAATCCAAATATGTGACAGCAGATCTTAACAGTGGAAAAATCTGTTCCGAGCAGACGGAAGACGAGGTCGAAAATCAGTTTGATTCTGTATCAGCAGTAGAGGTTGGAAATAAAGGTCTTGCAGTCATGTATGGTAATGAAGATTTTACGGCAGCTAATAAAGAAATAAGTTTCATGACGGGAAGTCTGACAGAAAAAGGGATTCAGTTTAGCAAAAAGGCAAAGTCCCATCAAGTGACAGAAGAGGGTCGGGGGGTTAATTGGGTTTCTATAACCGCAGACGACAGGTATGTGCTTTTTCACATAGATAATAAGGATGATACATATTGCCTGAAAGTCTGGAATGTGGAAAAGGAAAAATGGGAGTCTTATGACGGACAGACAGAACTTCTGGTTTTAGATGCGAGAGATAAGAGGAATAGTATGTCGATCGGTGCAGAAAAGAATTTGCTGGCAACTTATACTCAGGATGGAATGATTCATGTATTTGATCTGGAAAAAGGAACAGAAGCCCAGACACTCAAGTGTGGAAATTATAAAAAGATCCAGATGGGATTCTGTGCAAATAATCAGTATCTGGTCACATATGATGACTCAGAAATGATTACATTGTGGGATATTTCCGAAGGAAAAATACTGATGAAGGAAGAATACGACAGTAAAACATCAATTGAAAGTTTATATACAAATGGAAGTGGATGGTATTTCGGAGTCGGATTTTATGGATATACACTTGGTGATGAGGGATTTTATACTTCCGAACTGATGCTGTATTCGATTGATAAAGAAGGAAAATTTTATAAGTATGCATATATTCCGGCAGGGTATGCGGATTATACG
This region includes:
- a CDS encoding GTP-binding protein, with the translated sequence MRQSDVMVYLMTGFLDSGKTQFLTFTLEQDYFQIQGKTLLILCEEGEEEYDPKEMLKYGVVIEKVEDKEDLTEAWLEEMNRKHKPERVVVEYNGMWPVSDFEKLALPAGWKIEQKIATVDASTFQMYLTNLKPLFVEMVKGAELVLFNRCEDRGPLAGYRRSVKVVSPQAEVIFEDENGEVDNIFEDEVPYDLNAPVIEIRREDYGIWYVDMMENPDRYKGKVVEFVAKVMKPRAFPSKVFLPGRTAMTCCADDTSFLGYVCRSPYAPKLKPGDWVKVRAKVSFKNLSVYRGEGPVLDAENIEPAEPIEEMVYFN
- a CDS encoding YlmC/YmxH family sporulation protein; this encodes MRFCEMREKEVVNICTGKQLGCVVDLELDTCSGKIESIVVPGPGKFCGFFGTDCEYVIPYSCVKKIGPDAVLVEIKEEKFLQKY
- the dapF gene encoding diaminopimelate epimerase, whose translation is MKFTKMQGLGNDYVYVNCFKEKIEDPSALAVRISDRHFGVGSDGLILINPSKVADCEMEMYNADGSRGEMCGNGIRCVGKYMYDYGLTDKEAISVETLAGIKYLQFFIENGKVAKVKVDMGSPILTPAEIPVVAEGERAVDEPIVVDGTEYRMTCISMGNPHAIVYVDDVKNLPIEKIGPLFEKHERFPNRVNTEFVKVLDRNTVEMRVWERGSGETLACGTGACATAVACILNGLTEEKVTVKLLGGDLEIEWDREKNKVFMTGPAKVVFDGVWEE
- a CDS encoding exodeoxyribonuclease III translates to MKLISWNVNGIRACVQKGFLDFFHEADADIFCIQETKMQEGQLNLELERYHQYWNYAVKKGYSGTAVFTKKEPLSVSYGLGIEEHDQEGRVITCEFEDFYFVTVYTPNSQSELARLDYRMKWEDDFRAYLKKLEKKKPVIVTGDLNVAHKEIDLKNPKTNRKNAGFTDEERGKFTELLDAGFIDTFRYFYPDQEGIYSWWSYRFSARAKNAGWRIDYFCVSECLKDRLADAKILTEVMGSDHCPIELDLK
- the truA gene encoding tRNA pseudouridine(38-40) synthase TruA is translated as MRTYRLVIAYDGTAYQGWQRQANTEMTIQGILESCISKAAGYAVEVNGSGRTDAGVHARGQTASVVLHGKAEDGFFTEKVNKLLPPDIRIREAGLEKNGFHARKSAVGKRYVYQIDTDEKPDVFDRRYTYHFPKKLDIAAMQQAAELLTGTHEFAAYTDKKDETSTKRTIYAIMVGGQGGRINIQYEGTGFLYHMVRILTGTLLEVGMGTRRIESVTIALEAKDRTKVGFLAPARGLFLDEVYYKEKSWKEE
- a CDS encoding helix-turn-helix domain-containing protein; translation: MEAAEIIKGLRDKTGMTRKAFSDHLGIPVRTVEDWEKGKRTPPEYIPRLIAYQLKYEELIKKLGKEDIEE
- a CDS encoding glutamine synthetase family protein — protein: MHNYTREDIIRIVEEEDVAFIRLQFTDIFGTLKNMAVTVGQLEKALNNKCMFDVSSLEGIEGEEDCDMYLYPDLSTFEIFPWRPQQGKVARLICDVYRKDGTPYEGDPRYVLRKAVAEAEEMGYSMNVGPECEFFLFHTDEDGLPTTVTHEKGGYFDIGPLDLGENARRDMILTLAEMGFEIISSHHEIAPAQHEIDFHYDEAMVTADNLMTFKMVVKTIAKRHGLHATFMPKPKSETYGSGMHINLSLYGRDGMNVLYNAEDVNGLSEEGYYFIGGLMKHMKAITCITNPTVNSYKRFVPGYEAPVYMGWSAKTRGPLIRVSADKERKSRLELRSPDATANPYLALAVLLKAGLDGIKNKIMPPANIDENIQKMTQERRDELHVEELPRNLGDATAELEKDQFLIDVLGGELAKKIIKANKKEYKEYCMQVTDWEIAHYLHRL
- the nrdR gene encoding transcriptional regulator NrdR, producing MRCPYCGNPDTRVIDSRPAEDKSSIRRRRSCDECGKRFTTYEKVETIPLIVIKKDNNREQYQRSKIENGVLSACYKRPVPADQIQKTIEAIELEIFNREEKEIPSSEIGEIVMDKLKDLDPVAYVRFASVYREFKDANTFMDELKKFLK
- a CDS encoding ANTAR domain-containing response regulator gives rise to the protein MSHIIVVFPRRDNAVNIRNVLVRAGMEVSAVCLTGAKVLQYVDNWSDGIVVCGYHLQDMQYTELREALPFSFDMLLVAPPSKWMDELPEGVVGLPLPIKVYDLVSTVEMLQQSQERERKKRKERSRKRNDAEKKLVDQAKALLMERNNMSEDEAHRYLQKSSMDSGTNLTETAQMILTILNE
- a CDS encoding CobW family GTP-binding protein, translating into MTKIDIISGFLGAGKTTLIKKLLSEGFKGEQVVLIENEFGEIGIDGGFLKEAGIEIREMNSGCICCSLVGDFGKSLHEVVDTYHPDRILIEPSGVGKLSDVIKAVQDVQDEIDAELNSFTTVVDVTKCKIYRKNFGEFFSNQIEYAGAVILSRTDKAKPEKIQESVALLRELNEKAPIITTPIEQLPGEKILEAMESSKSLEEELLAEVAHEAHEHHHDHDHEEHEHHHDHDHGEHEHHHDHDHEEHEHHHDHDHEEHEHHHDHDHEEHEHHHDHDHECGCGCGHHHHDHEGHHHADDVFTSWGKETIRTYTKEEIGNILKTLEEDGSYGNILRAKGMVAGADGEWIYFDMVPGEHEVRTGAPEYTGRICVIGAEIKEDKLAELFQVK